In Nitrospira sp., one genomic interval encodes:
- a CDS encoding pyridoxal phosphate-dependent aminotransferase produces MKLAARVGRIVPSPTLSITATAKSMAAQGIDVIDFASGEPDFDTPEPVKAAAEAAIRAGFTKYTPSSGIDELRGAIADKLQTEQGLRYDKSQILVSCGAKHSLYNLAEALLEAGDELIIPVPFWVSYQDQTLLNDATPVLLRTREEDGYTISPEALETVVTPRTKAIIVNSPCNPTGATYDRKTLEGIADVALRHDLVIISDEIYEKVLYGDARHVSIATISPEVAAKTVVINGVSKAYAMTGWRIGYAAGPKPLLTAMANIQSQSTSNPCSISQKAAVAALRYGEPFTKTMVMEFDRRRRVMVERLNAMPGVTCRMPTGAFYAFPNVSGLLSKQWKGQPIGSAAGLATYLLNEAQVAVVPGEPFGSDVHIRLSYATAMDAIERGLSRIQEAIGRLG; encoded by the coding sequence ATGAAACTTGCAGCCCGTGTCGGAAGAATCGTCCCTTCCCCCACCTTGAGCATTACGGCGACCGCAAAGTCGATGGCCGCCCAAGGCATCGACGTGATCGACTTCGCCTCCGGCGAGCCGGATTTCGATACTCCCGAGCCGGTCAAGGCGGCGGCAGAGGCGGCCATCCGCGCCGGCTTCACCAAATACACGCCTTCGTCCGGCATCGACGAATTGCGCGGAGCCATTGCGGACAAACTCCAGACCGAACAGGGGCTGCGGTATGACAAATCGCAGATCCTGGTGTCGTGCGGAGCAAAACACTCGCTCTACAACTTGGCGGAAGCGTTGCTCGAAGCGGGAGACGAATTGATCATCCCCGTCCCCTTCTGGGTGTCCTACCAGGACCAAACGCTGCTGAACGACGCCACACCGGTCCTCCTCCGCACGCGAGAAGAGGACGGCTATACGATCAGCCCCGAGGCCCTGGAAACCGTAGTCACCCCCCGCACAAAGGCCATCATCGTCAACAGCCCCTGCAATCCAACGGGCGCGACCTATGATCGCAAGACCCTAGAGGGCATCGCTGACGTCGCCTTGCGGCACGACCTGGTCATCATTTCCGACGAGATCTATGAAAAGGTGCTGTACGGCGATGCCCGACACGTCAGCATCGCCACCATCAGTCCTGAGGTCGCCGCCAAGACGGTCGTCATCAACGGCGTCTCGAAGGCCTACGCCATGACCGGTTGGCGAATCGGCTACGCCGCGGGTCCAAAACCCCTGTTGACGGCCATGGCCAACATTCAGAGCCAGAGCACGTCGAATCCCTGTTCCATTTCACAAAAAGCCGCCGTGGCTGCCTTGCGTTATGGGGAGCCATTCACGAAGACCATGGTCATGGAATTCGATCGACGGAGGCGCGTCATGGTCGAACGCTTGAATGCCATGCCGGGGGTGACCTGTCGCATGCCGACCGGAGCCTTCTATGCCTTTCCGAACGTCAGCGGACTCTTGTCGAAACAGTGGAAGGGACAACCGATCGGTTCGGCCGCCGGGCTGGCGACCTACTTGCTGAACGAAGCACAAGTCGCGGTCGTGCCGGGGGAACCCTTCGGCAGCGATGTCCACATTCGCCTCTCCTACGCCACCGCCATGGACGCCATCGAACGAGGGCTTTCACGGATTCAGGAGGCGATCGGACGGTTGGGCTAA
- the coaD gene encoding pantetheine-phosphate adenylyltransferase: protein MKIAVYPGTFDPITHGHSDIIRRGFRMFEKLIVAVAPNPSKHPLFNLKERLEMVRLVTQDLPNLEVTTFEGLLVDFVRRSGAHAVLRGLRAISDFEHEFQMALINRKLAETVETVFLMPSEEYSYLSSTIIKDVASHGGPLRDFVHPEVARRLQERIRSLKG, encoded by the coding sequence GTGAAAATCGCCGTATACCCAGGAACCTTCGACCCCATCACGCATGGCCATAGTGATATCATCCGTCGTGGATTCCGGATGTTTGAAAAACTGATCGTGGCGGTGGCGCCCAATCCGAGCAAACACCCCCTCTTCAATCTCAAGGAACGGCTGGAGATGGTTCGGTTGGTCACGCAGGACCTGCCGAATCTGGAAGTCACCACGTTTGAGGGATTGCTGGTGGATTTCGTACGTCGCAGCGGCGCCCATGCGGTCTTACGAGGCTTGCGGGCCATTTCGGATTTCGAGCATGAATTTCAGATGGCCCTGATCAATCGCAAACTGGCCGAGACGGTCGAGACGGTATTTTTGATGCCCAGTGAAGAATATTCGTACTTATCCTCCACCATCATCAAGGATGTCGCCAGCCATGGGGGGCCCCTTCGTGATTTCGTCCACCCCGAAGTGGCCCGGCGCCTCCAGGAACGAATTCGGAGTTTAAAAGGATGA
- the rsmD gene encoding 16S rRNA (guanine(966)-N(2))-methyltransferase RsmD translates to MRVIAGVHRGRRLFGPRGNAIRPTSDRVKEALFSILGTRVTMARVLDLFAGTGSIGIEALSRGATHVTFVESDGAALRLVQANLERCGFQQQATVYGFPVQNFFRRETDRLIPYDIVFCDPPYASVPDLVTIIQRWRADWLTDDALVVIEHGKHTDLPSTLGPLSLVKRYDYGDTALSRFQLAEKGR, encoded by the coding sequence ATGCGTGTCATCGCAGGGGTTCATCGGGGGCGCCGATTGTTCGGCCCCAGGGGGAATGCCATTCGGCCGACATCGGACCGAGTGAAGGAAGCCCTTTTTTCAATTCTCGGCACTCGGGTCACCATGGCCCGCGTACTCGATCTGTTTGCCGGAACCGGGTCGATCGGCATCGAAGCCCTCAGCCGGGGGGCCACCCACGTAACGTTCGTCGAATCCGATGGCGCTGCGCTCCGCCTGGTGCAGGCCAACCTGGAACGGTGCGGGTTTCAACAGCAAGCCACCGTGTATGGATTTCCCGTTCAAAACTTTTTCCGCCGAGAGACCGATCGGCTCATTCCCTATGACATCGTGTTTTGCGACCCGCCCTATGCTTCGGTACCGGACCTCGTCACCATCATTCAACGCTGGCGCGCCGATTGGTTGACAGACGACGCCCTCGTGGTGATCGAACATGGAAAGCACACGGACCTCCCCTCGACGCTCGGCCCTCTAAGTCTCGTGAAACGCTACGACTACGGCGATACGGCTCTCTCACGCTTTCAACTCGCGGAGAAAGGCCGGTAA
- the radC gene encoding DNA repair protein RadC, whose amino-acid sequence MTRSHSEQGIRKWPEMERPRERLLREGAETLSDAQLLAILLRVGRQDASALNVGMEVLERVGGIYGLIHCGTEELCAIPGVGPAKAAQLKAAVEVGKRALSSPLTTGTRIHSSADLFKHYHARLRDLRHEIFAVVLLDAKHQVIRDVTISEGSLTLSIVHPREVFIPAVRASAAAVIFLHNHPSGDPTPSQEDRVLTTRLASAGALLGIQVLDHLIVGDGTYVSFADQGWLKRDGTT is encoded by the coding sequence ATGACTAGGTCTCACTCGGAGCAAGGCATCAGAAAGTGGCCGGAAATGGAGCGCCCGCGTGAACGGTTGCTACGCGAAGGGGCAGAGACCCTGTCGGACGCGCAGCTCCTGGCGATCCTCTTACGGGTCGGACGCCAAGATGCCTCGGCGTTGAATGTGGGGATGGAAGTGCTGGAACGGGTCGGAGGTATCTATGGCTTGATTCACTGTGGGACGGAAGAATTGTGTGCGATTCCCGGCGTGGGGCCGGCGAAAGCGGCTCAATTGAAAGCGGCTGTGGAAGTAGGAAAACGCGCGTTGTCCTCACCCTTGACGACAGGAACCAGGATTCACTCCAGCGCCGACCTGTTCAAGCATTACCATGCGCGTCTGCGTGACCTCCGGCACGAAATCTTCGCGGTGGTGCTGTTGGATGCGAAACATCAGGTCATTCGGGATGTCACCATTTCCGAAGGTAGCCTGACCCTAAGTATTGTCCACCCTCGGGAAGTGTTCATTCCGGCCGTGCGGGCCTCCGCGGCGGCGGTCATTTTTCTACACAACCACCCCAGCGGAGACCCGACGCCCAGTCAGGAAGATCGAGTCCTGACGACCAGGCTGGCCTCGGCCGGGGCGCTCCTGGGAATCCAGGTTTTAGATCACCTCATTGTGGGGGACGGAACCTATGTCAGTTTCGCAGACCAAGGGTGGTTGAAGCGGGATGGTACGACGTGA
- a CDS encoding elongation factor G: MQGPSPESIRNVAVVSNVGTGKTTLVEALAFCTGTVSVPGSITAGTTVSDFEPEELHRHSSLSTSILHCPYHDHHLNILDTPGAPSLAGEMQSALRVADGVVLVINAATGLRSEIQRLWGMIQEAALPCLVFVNGLDKDGTVFEQIVETIAKDLDVLAVPLIVPNARGAQLSGVIELLQDRLMTAQAGRPHATAGPVPQDYQDALERARRSLVERVAEGDDQLLERYVTDGDLGREALLEGVRSQTHQCRLLPVVGGSALKQIGVSTLLDAMVTLLPSPIMRARFHPIHGFDLQPESAAISREPLPTEPFSALVFKTLIDPFVGRLSYIRLYSGTLQADSGFYNSTRQVKERGGHLFSILGKKYTVIPAAIAGDIVAVGKLKDSLTGDTLCDEHAPIRYPGISFAKPVVSFAITPKQQAEIEKVSLGLHRLIEEDPSLEFHRNGETKEMVLGGRGQLHIDVALEKLHRKYGAEVSLHAPRISYRETIRSVAQAQGKYKKQTGGHGQYGDCWLEVGPVPRGQGFEFENKIVGGAIPRNFIPAVEKGVVESLREGPLAGCPVVDVRVTVYDGSYHVVDSSELAFKIAASLGVKKALEAAHPVLLEPLMAVEVDVPADCIGAVIGDLNARRGRIVTVAANGHLETIKALVPQAEMLTYATALNSLTGGQGSYVMEHAHYEEVPREVAVRIVEDHKAAHHAGVGS, translated from the coding sequence ATGCAAGGTCCCTCCCCTGAGTCCATTAGGAATGTAGCTGTGGTATCGAATGTGGGTACGGGCAAGACCACGCTCGTGGAAGCCCTAGCTTTCTGTACAGGAACCGTCTCCGTCCCCGGCTCAATCACAGCCGGCACGACCGTGTCGGATTTCGAGCCCGAAGAGCTTCACCGGCACAGCTCGCTCAGTACGAGCATCCTGCATTGCCCCTACCATGATCACCATCTCAATATTCTGGATACTCCAGGGGCGCCGAGTTTGGCGGGGGAAATGCAGTCGGCACTACGTGTGGCGGACGGGGTAGTGCTCGTCATCAATGCTGCCACGGGGCTGCGAAGCGAGATCCAGCGGTTATGGGGAATGATTCAGGAGGCGGCGCTTCCCTGTCTGGTCTTCGTGAACGGTCTGGACAAAGACGGAACGGTCTTCGAGCAGATTGTGGAAACGATTGCAAAGGACTTGGACGTCTTGGCCGTGCCCCTGATCGTGCCGAATGCCAGGGGGGCCCAATTGAGCGGTGTGATCGAACTCTTACAGGATCGTCTGATGACGGCACAGGCCGGTCGGCCTCACGCAACAGCTGGACCGGTGCCGCAGGACTATCAGGATGCGCTCGAGCGCGCCCGGCGAAGCCTGGTCGAACGGGTGGCCGAAGGCGACGATCAATTGCTGGAGCGTTATGTCACCGATGGGGATCTGGGGCGTGAGGCCCTGCTGGAGGGGGTACGGAGCCAAACCCACCAATGCCGCCTGCTTCCCGTCGTCGGTGGATCCGCGCTGAAGCAGATCGGGGTTTCGACTTTGCTGGACGCTATGGTGACACTGTTGCCCTCGCCGATCATGCGTGCTCGGTTCCATCCCATTCACGGTTTCGATCTTCAGCCTGAATCTGCCGCCATCAGCCGTGAGCCCCTGCCGACGGAACCGTTCTCTGCGCTGGTCTTTAAAACCCTCATCGATCCCTTTGTCGGTCGACTGTCGTATATCCGCCTCTATTCGGGGACGCTTCAGGCCGATAGCGGCTTCTACAACTCGACCCGCCAGGTGAAAGAGCGGGGCGGACATCTCTTCTCGATTTTGGGGAAGAAATACACTGTGATCCCTGCCGCTATTGCGGGTGACATCGTCGCAGTCGGCAAACTGAAGGACAGTTTGACCGGCGATACCCTCTGCGATGAGCACGCGCCCATTCGGTATCCCGGGATCTCCTTTGCGAAGCCGGTGGTGTCCTTTGCGATCACGCCGAAACAACAGGCGGAGATTGAAAAGGTGAGTTTGGGTCTGCATCGGTTGATTGAGGAGGACCCCAGCTTGGAGTTTCATCGCAACGGGGAAACGAAGGAGATGGTTCTGGGCGGAAGGGGGCAACTCCACATCGATGTGGCGCTGGAAAAACTCCACCGCAAGTACGGCGCCGAAGTGTCGTTGCACGCGCCCAGAATCTCCTACCGAGAAACCATTCGGAGTGTTGCGCAGGCGCAGGGAAAATATAAGAAGCAGACGGGGGGACATGGTCAGTACGGAGATTGCTGGCTGGAAGTCGGACCGGTTCCGCGCGGCCAAGGGTTCGAGTTCGAGAATAAGATCGTCGGTGGAGCTATTCCCAGAAACTTCATTCCGGCGGTGGAAAAAGGTGTGGTTGAATCCTTGCGGGAGGGGCCGTTGGCCGGCTGTCCCGTCGTCGATGTGCGAGTCACCGTGTATGACGGGTCCTATCATGTCGTGGATTCGTCCGAGCTGGCCTTCAAAATTGCCGCATCACTGGGTGTGAAAAAGGCTCTTGAGGCCGCCCATCCCGTATTGTTGGAGCCGCTGATGGCGGTGGAGGTGGATGTGCCGGCGGATTGTATCGGGGCGGTCATAGGAGATTTGAATGCCCGGCGTGGGAGAATCGTCACGGTAGCGGCGAACGGACATCTGGAAACCATCAAGGCGTTGGTACCGCAGGCCGAAATGCTGACCTACGCAACGGCGCTCAACTCTCTGACCGGGGGGCAGGGGAGTTACGTCATGGAACACGCACACTACGAGGAGGTTCCGCGAGAAGTGGCCGTCCGGATCGTGGAGGACCATAAAGCCGCTCACCACGCGGGCGTCGGGTCGTGA
- a CDS encoding TrkA C-terminal domain-containing protein has translation MPAFELLARLRKELSLTGTAFYEIVVAIAERVNRKVQVLRLHGQATNILHHIHLIHRDVGRSIAEPVDPANRSETSPSNETLRVAAERISAQRAALTQIENHIRELKVELAQEELLAIQRDLGLRDAAFERVTVAKGAPIVGHPLGEFEFGPTTRPVAVFRGPFLLLLSDSLTLRADDIVVLVGLRQDLARCLPLFQTAAASKSA, from the coding sequence ATGCCTGCCTTTGAGCTTCTTGCCCGCCTTCGAAAAGAACTCTCGCTGACCGGTACCGCGTTCTATGAAATCGTCGTTGCCATCGCCGAGCGTGTGAATCGGAAGGTCCAGGTTCTGCGCCTCCACGGCCAGGCCACGAATATCCTGCATCACATCCACCTGATTCACCGGGATGTCGGTCGGTCCATCGCCGAGCCGGTTGATCCGGCGAACCGATCCGAAACTTCTCCATCGAACGAAACCCTTCGGGTCGCGGCCGAGCGCATCTCGGCACAGCGAGCCGCTCTCACGCAGATCGAGAACCACATTCGAGAGCTGAAGGTTGAATTGGCCCAAGAAGAACTGCTGGCGATCCAACGTGACCTGGGTCTCCGCGATGCAGCCTTTGAACGAGTGACCGTCGCAAAAGGCGCGCCCATCGTTGGGCACCCGCTGGGCGAATTCGAGTTTGGTCCCACCACGAGGCCGGTAGCGGTCTTTCGCGGGCCCTTCCTCCTCCTTCTGTCAGACAGCCTCACGCTTCGTGCCGACGACATCGTCGTCCTGGTCGGGCTTCGTCAAGACCTCGCACGATGCCTCCCCCTATTCCAGACCGCCGCTGCCTCCAAGTCCGCTTGA
- the plsY gene encoding glycerol-3-phosphate 1-O-acyltransferase PlsY: MDSSWFVWFLVLLAYTLGSVPFGVVVSRLLGMADPRTAGSHNVGFTNVLRVSGKTAGILTLIGDIGKGWLAGWAATLWLAEESSILLVALASILGHLHSVFLRFKGGKGVATALGAVLGVAPWIGLTLMLLWIGAVFLWKYSSGGALLAFAAFPLVALIAHRSWLFIGFAGLVSLLIWIRHRDNLIRLWSGTESRIGQTS; encoded by the coding sequence ATGGATAGTTCCTGGTTCGTCTGGTTCCTCGTCCTACTTGCCTATACCTTGGGATCCGTTCCGTTCGGTGTGGTGGTGTCGCGGCTGCTTGGCATGGCCGATCCACGGACGGCCGGGAGCCACAATGTCGGCTTCACAAACGTCCTTCGCGTCAGCGGCAAAACGGCCGGCATCCTGACTCTCATCGGGGATATCGGCAAGGGCTGGTTGGCCGGTTGGGCGGCCACCCTCTGGCTTGCGGAGGAAAGCTCTATTCTGCTCGTTGCGCTGGCTTCGATCCTCGGTCATCTGCATTCGGTTTTCTTGCGCTTCAAAGGAGGCAAGGGGGTGGCCACGGCCTTGGGAGCCGTGTTGGGCGTGGCGCCGTGGATCGGGCTCACGCTTATGCTGCTCTGGATCGGTGCCGTGTTTTTGTGGAAGTACTCCTCAGGAGGAGCCCTGCTTGCGTTCGCGGCGTTTCCGTTGGTGGCGTTGATTGCCCATCGATCCTGGTTGTTTATCGGCTTTGCGGGCTTGGTAAGCCTCCTGATTTGGATCAGACACAGGGACAACCTGATCCGCTTGTGGAGCGGAACCGAATCCCGAATCGGACAGACAAGTTAA
- the pgsA gene encoding CDP-diacylglycerol--glycerol-3-phosphate 3-phosphatidyltransferase yields the protein MNLPNVLTFVRILLIPVFVLLLMDPTPDRALSAALIFVVAAVTDLLDGYVARKTGQITKLGRLMDPIADKLLVLSALILLVQVDRVSALVAILIIAREVAVTGIRAIAATEGVIISAETTGKYKMALQVIALVLLILEGTVVEAIGNLHLAGIVTLYLSLMLGYVSGAQYVWSFWRQIGTKGL from the coding sequence ATCAACCTGCCCAATGTCCTCACCTTTGTTCGAATTCTGCTTATCCCTGTCTTCGTCCTCCTCCTGATGGACCCGACCCCGGATCGCGCGCTCTCAGCAGCCCTCATCTTCGTAGTGGCCGCTGTAACGGACCTCCTTGACGGATATGTGGCGCGGAAGACTGGTCAAATCACCAAACTTGGACGCTTGATGGATCCCATCGCAGATAAGCTGCTGGTCCTCTCGGCCTTGATCCTGCTCGTTCAGGTCGACCGAGTCAGCGCATTGGTGGCCATCTTGATCATCGCCCGAGAGGTCGCGGTGACAGGGATTCGCGCCATCGCGGCGACCGAAGGGGTCATCATCTCCGCCGAAACTACTGGGAAGTATAAGATGGCGTTACAGGTCATTGCCCTCGTCTTACTCATCCTGGAAGGCACCGTCGTCGAAGCGATCGGCAATCTCCATCTGGCCGGCATCGTCACCCTCTACCTTTCCCTCATGCTCGGCTATGTCTCAGGGGCTCAATATGTGTGGAGCTTTTGGCGGCAGATCGGGACGAAGGGATTGTAG
- a CDS encoding KpsF/GutQ family sugar-phosphate isomerase — MGRSRSTTDPVTASVGAQPAQDATVDPSVKEGRRVLEIEARAVLDLTARLDGRFAQAVTYLYDCQGKVVISGMGKSGLIGQKIAATLASTGTPSFFLHPAEGVHGDLGMLAKRDALIAISNSGETQEVLQLLPFVKRMNVPVVAMTGNMNSSLAKTSDVTLDISVHEEACPLGLAPTASTTATLAMGDALAVALLQKRGFKQDDFAQFHPGGTLGRRLLVKVRDLMQQGTHLPRVRFDVSGADTILEMTSKKLGMTTVLDGEGALYGIVTDGDLRRFIQRGGDFSKVTAGDLASRNPKTIGPDELATAAVALMERFSITSLVVMEPPNRLAGVIHLHDLLKNGIV; from the coding sequence ATGGGACGCAGCCGCAGCACAACCGATCCGGTAACCGCTTCAGTCGGCGCTCAGCCCGCCCAGGACGCCACGGTCGACCCCAGCGTGAAGGAGGGGAGACGTGTCTTGGAAATCGAGGCGCGGGCAGTGCTGGATTTGACGGCTCGCTTGGACGGCCGATTCGCCCAGGCAGTGACATATCTGTATGACTGCCAAGGGAAGGTCGTCATCTCCGGCATGGGCAAGTCGGGACTCATCGGCCAGAAAATCGCCGCGACGCTCGCCAGCACCGGCACGCCTTCGTTCTTTCTGCATCCCGCGGAGGGTGTGCATGGGGATCTGGGCATGCTGGCCAAGCGAGATGCCTTGATCGCCATTTCAAACAGCGGCGAAACACAGGAAGTGCTGCAACTCCTGCCGTTCGTCAAACGGATGAACGTCCCGGTGGTGGCGATGACGGGCAATATGAACTCCTCGCTCGCCAAGACCAGCGATGTGACCCTGGATATTTCCGTCCACGAGGAGGCTTGCCCATTGGGCTTGGCACCGACCGCCAGCACGACGGCCACCCTGGCCATGGGAGATGCCCTGGCGGTGGCCCTCCTCCAGAAACGCGGATTCAAACAAGACGATTTCGCGCAATTCCACCCGGGCGGGACTCTCGGCCGGCGCCTGCTGGTCAAGGTCCGCGACCTGATGCAGCAAGGAACGCACCTCCCTCGAGTCCGTTTCGACGTGTCGGGCGCCGACACCATTCTGGAGATGACGTCCAAAAAGCTCGGGATGACCACGGTGCTGGACGGAGAGGGCGCACTCTATGGCATCGTCACCGACGGAGACCTGCGTCGATTCATTCAGCGGGGCGGAGACTTCAGCAAGGTGACAGCCGGCGATCTGGCCAGCCGCAATCCCAAGACCATCGGTCCGGATGAACTGGCGACCGCGGCTGTCGCATTGATGGAACGGTTCTCCATCACGTCCTTGGTCGTCATGGAGCCGCCCAACCGGTTGGCCGGTGTCATCCACTTGCATGACCTGCTAAAAAACGGCATTGTGTAG
- the kdsA gene encoding 3-deoxy-8-phosphooctulonate synthase, producing MAYEVELGTFKIGAGNRPFLIAGPCVIEDERLVMETAARIAGIARAIGMPYLFKSSFDKANRTSITSFRGPGIEKGLAVLKKVKDELGLPVLTDVHTEEQAAVAGEVVDVLQIPAFLCRQTDLLIAAAQTGKVVNIKKGQFLSPAEMGNAVKKVEDSGNRRIILTERGSSFGYNNLVVDMRSFPIMRRFGYPVVFDATHSVQLPGGGGTTSSGQREFVEPLACAAAGAGCDGFFMEVHPDPDSALSDGPNMVPLGSLQALLERVVRIWDAAAAQPIR from the coding sequence ATGGCGTACGAAGTCGAACTTGGAACGTTTAAAATCGGGGCGGGGAATCGGCCGTTTTTGATCGCAGGTCCCTGTGTGATCGAAGACGAACGACTCGTCATGGAGACGGCGGCACGGATTGCCGGCATCGCGAGAGCGATCGGGATGCCGTACCTGTTCAAGTCGTCGTTCGACAAGGCCAACCGAACGTCCATCACGTCTTTTCGCGGACCAGGCATCGAGAAGGGCTTGGCCGTGCTCAAGAAGGTGAAAGACGAGCTCGGTCTGCCGGTCTTGACGGATGTCCACACGGAAGAACAGGCTGCCGTCGCTGGTGAGGTGGTTGACGTCCTCCAAATTCCCGCGTTTCTCTGCCGCCAGACGGATCTACTGATCGCCGCGGCCCAAACCGGCAAAGTCGTTAACATCAAGAAAGGGCAATTCCTTTCGCCCGCGGAAATGGGCAACGCCGTCAAGAAAGTGGAAGACAGCGGCAATCGTCGGATCATCCTCACCGAACGGGGTTCATCGTTCGGGTATAACAACCTGGTCGTGGACATGCGCTCCTTTCCGATCATGCGCCGGTTCGGCTATCCGGTGGTGTTCGATGCGACCCACAGCGTGCAACTCCCCGGCGGTGGAGGCACGACGTCCAGCGGACAGCGCGAATTCGTCGAACCGTTGGCCTGCGCCGCGGCCGGGGCCGGATGCGACGGATTTTTCATGGAGGTGCACCCTGATCCGGATTCTGCCCTTTCGGACGGACCGAACATGGTGCCGCTTGGTTCTCTTCAAGCCTTGCTCGAACGGGTGGTGCGCATATGGGACGCAGCCGCAGCACAACCGATCCGGTAA